CCATAAGATAGCCTCCTTAAAATTTTAGTAAAATAGCATTACCAGCAGGATCCACTGTTTGGAAACCGCCATTAATATCAATAACAGACGCTCCAATTTGGCGTAAGTTTGCTTTTATTTTATTTGCCTGCACTTCATTATCCAAACGAAGCGAATATGATTTTAGACCAATCTGATTATCTCCAAGCTTTGGAGCACCTTCAGAATACCATGTATTTAAGCCGATATGATGATGATAGCGTCCAGTAGATATAAATAATGCTTGCTCGCCATAGCGTGTGACAATGTCAAAGCCTAAGCCTTTCGTATAAAACTCCTCAGCAGCAGCTAAGTTGGATACAGATAAATGAATATGCCCCATTACCGTGTTGGCAGGAAGACCTTCCCATGAACCATTAGCTTCTACTAATATTGCAGGAATATTAAGCGGCTCAGTTACCATATGCACTTGGTCGTTTTGCCAAGTCCAGTCATTTTCAGGACGATCTACATAAATTTCAATACCATTTTCGTCTGGATCGCGTAAATAAAGTGCTTCACTTACATCGTGATCAGATGCGCCAAAGTACACACTTGATTGACGGAAATGAGTAATTATATTTGCTAAATCACGACGTGTTGGTAACAGTAATGCAAAGTGATAAAGTCCACTTGTAGTACGCGTTTTTTGTTCGACCGATTCCGGTTGAACAATAGTTAGCAATGCTGTTTTACCATCAGCAGTTAGGGTAGCTCGATTAGATTCCTGTTGTAAAATTTTAAAGCCAATAATTTCTTTATAGTATGTTAGTGAGCGTTGTAAATCACTTACTTTAATTTCAACATTAGTAACATATGTGTTCGGTTTTTCATGAAAATGCATAGAAGAAAACCTCCAATTTCCAGTTATTATTAATCATCAAGTTACTTTATGTAAGTAAGTATATTTAATAAAGTAGTAGAAGTCAAGTAATTATGAAGCCGAAAAAAAAGAAGTAACCGCAATGGCTACTTCTAAAAAATAAGAAAATCACTAAGTATCATACTTAGTGATTTTCTTGAGCATTATTTGTCCGCTTTGTAGTCGCCTTCGTACCCAGCAGTGAAAATAGCAGCTAAGAAAGCAACAGTTACACCAATAATTAATAATAACTTCATGGAAGAACCCTCCTCATGTTTATAAGCAAATCTCTTTT
The genomic region above belongs to Lysinibacillus sp. FSL W8-0992 and contains:
- a CDS encoding VOC family protein, with amino-acid sequence MHFHEKPNTYVTNVEIKVSDLQRSLTYYKEIIGFKILQQESNRATLTADGKTALLTIVQPESVEQKTRTTSGLYHFALLLPTRRDLANIITHFRQSSVYFGASDHDVSEALYLRDPDENGIEIYVDRPENDWTWQNDQVHMVTEPLNIPAILVEANGSWEGLPANTVMGHIHLSVSNLAAAEEFYTKGLGFDIVTRYGEQALFISTGRYHHHIGLNTWYSEGAPKLGDNQIGLKSYSLRLDNEVQANKIKANLRQIGASVIDINGGFQTVDPAGNAILLKF